The stretch of DNA ACTGACGTGGGAAATATGTTTCAGTGACATATCATTCAACAATTTAAGTGGTACAGTTCCAAAAATCTATGCACATGACTACAGGTAAGTGGGTACGAGAGTATGTATAATATGCTCCATTTTTTTATTTAGCTCCATTTGCTCATCCAAGTTCTTTGCATAACTGTGAAGTAGTGCTTGTGTCATCCTTCATATGCTAAAACTCGCCGTAGTCATACGCACATCATCCTTTCCTTTCTATTTCAATACTTCACTGAATATTACTGTACCTATGCTTTCCAGTCTCGTGGGAAACAAGTTCCTTTGCAATTCCTCAATTCTACATGGCTGCACACATCTTAATGGAGGAACTAACGGTAATGTTTTTACCTATCATCTGTTTTTTAATCTTTACTACAACTCTACAAGTGCACCCTTTTGAACTAACTTACCTTTTTGGGCGTGCAACTAACTTACCTTTGACTACAGATACAGTGTCTAGACCATCGAATAAAACGAAGAACCATCATCAATTAGCATTGGCGATTTCCTTAAGTGTCACATGTGCCACAATCTTTGTTCTGTTCTTTGTATGCTGGCTAAACTACTGCAGATGGCATTTGCCTTTTGCTTCTTCTGGTAATTAGCTAATCATCTATAACCTTACTATCGGAAATACATGATTTGATGACCACTTATTTATTCAACTATAGATCAAGATCTTGAAATGGAACTGGGTCATCTGAAGCATTTTTCATTTCACGGCCTGCAAAGTGCAACAGACAATTTTAACTCAAAGAATATATTAGGCCAAGGCGGTTTTGGTGTTGTTTATAAAGGCTGTCTCAGAAATGGAACTTTAGTGGCAGTCAAGAGGTTAAAAGATCCCGATGTTACTGGTGAAGTCCAATTCCAGACAGAACTTGAGTTGATTGGCCTAGCTGTGCACAGGAACCTTTTGCGCTTGTATGGATTTTGCATGACCTCGAAAGAAAGGTTGCTCGTATATCCATATATGCCAAATGGCAGTGTTGCTGACCGCTTGAGAGGTAACCTTTCATACGTCCACAAGATTTTATTTTTCTAATAGAAGTCTATGTTTTCCTTACtaagaattactccctccgtttggaaataactgatgtggttttagttcaaatttgaactaaaaccacgtcaGTCATTTCCGAACGGAGGTAATACTTTTTTTGCCCTGTGTTTTGCTATTCTATTATTCCCTTGTTTTCTACCTCCTTCTCTTTCTAATGTAAAGCGAACTTTTTGCAGAGTATCATCATGGAAAACCTTGTCTTGATTGGAGTAAACGTATGCAGATTGCTATTGGGGCTGCCAGAGGACTACTATATCTTCATGAACAATGCAATCCTAAGATCATTCACAGGGATGTCAAAGCGGCAAACATATTGCTTGATGGAAGTTTTGAAGCAGTCGTTGGGGATTTTGGATTGGCAAAACTACTTGACCGACAAGATTCGCATGTTACTACTGCAGTCCGGGGAACTGTTGGTCATATTGCTCCAGAGTATCTCTCAACAGGGCAGTCTTCAGAAAAgaccgatgtttatgggtttggtaTTCTGCTGTTGGAACTGATCACTGGACCTAAAACCTTGAGCAACGGACATGGTCAGTCCCAGAAGGGGATGATTATAGATTGGGTAACTTCTTTTGCTCAATCTTTACGTACTATAATTGATGGCATAACCTGGAGTAATTTGACGACCATTTCCAACAAAGTTTAGCTAACATGAATAGGGAAGATCTAAAACAAAAAACTTCTTTTTCCTTTGTATCATCATAGATTCGTAGTTGGTGATGAAATAAGTTTATTGGCAAATCCTTAATACTACAATGCTTAGCAAAGGCCTAGTTGATTTCCTGGCATAAGCAGGCACATCGGATTTTTGTGGATAACACGTTCGTTTAGTATAATGCTAGGCAGCGCTCCTGCCATTTACATGGAATTCGTGGTATACTCTGTTTATCACCCGATGTCAAAATTTTAATCCTGTGCAGGTTAGAGAGCTCAATGAGGAAAAGAAACTGGATAAACTAGTGGACAGGGATCTCAAAGATTTGTTCGATGTAGCCGAGCTAGAGTGTGCAGTCGACGTGATTCTCCAGTGCACGCTGACCAACCCTATTCTGCGGCCCAAGATGTCAGAAGT from Triticum dicoccoides isolate Atlit2015 ecotype Zavitan chromosome 6A, WEW_v2.0, whole genome shotgun sequence encodes:
- the LOC119316349 gene encoding probable LRR receptor-like serine/threonine-protein kinase At5g45780, with product MARLTFAAGAGAVVVVATAWLLAAAGVAAGDPPLSPKGLNYEVAALMAVKSRMRDEKGVMAGWDINSVDPCTWSMVACSPDGFVVSLQMANNGLSGALSPSIGNLSYLQTMLLQNNRISGEIPPEIGKLANLKALDLSGNQFIGEIPNSLGQLTQLNYLRLDKNNLSGQIPIDVAKLPGLTFLDISFNNLSGTVPKIYAHDYSLVGNKFLCNSSILHGCTHLNGGTNDTVSRPSNKTKNHHQLALAISLSVTCATIFVLFFVCWLNYCRWHLPFASSDQDLEMELGHLKHFSFHGLQSATDNFNSKNILGQGGFGVVYKGCLRNGTLVAVKRLKDPDVTGEVQFQTELELIGLAVHRNLLRLYGFCMTSKERLLVYPYMPNGSVADRLREYHHGKPCLDWSKRMQIAIGAARGLLYLHEQCNPKIIHRDVKAANILLDGSFEAVVGDFGLAKLLDRQDSHVTTAVRGTVGHIAPEYLSTGQSSEKTDVYGFGILLLELITGPKTLSNGHGQSQKGMIIDWVRELNEEKKLDKLVDRDLKDLFDVAELECAVDVILQCTLTNPILRPKMSEVLQALESNVTLAENGVDLNREALLPYGGSCSFSVRHGDPHDSSSFIIEPIELSGPR